The following proteins are co-located in the Nocardia bhagyanarayanae genome:
- a CDS encoding sensor histidine kinase: MTETQAEPTLVLDKPTAPPARSVLSDVLRAPIQARTWKELAFLITAFVLGCLAVCYLFFGFGGGLYASIFLVGIPLLALVLLGGRVWGRIYRALCHHLLGTPVEAPPAFTPQRGLFGFLKSAFTDRASWRAMLFLLAQFVLGVVIGYLVLVTVAVVVFIAISPIPWALFDPVNIDENGVERHSLMQFGSFYVDTWPRVLLISALGIVCCFALPWLVRGVCHLHRLLTVWLLAATVRDRQLVELRASRRAAVEDAAATLRRVERDLHDGTQARLVTIAMALGRAEERIAAGGDATDLIADAHASSKEALTELRELVRGIHPPALELGLAPALETLTARSAVPVELRVHLPQRPSPAIEAIAYFSVAELLTNVVKHAHADRAWVSVLPDSVRTIAVTVRDNGIGGVLPPAEGARAAGSGLAGLAARARAVDGTLTVHSPTGGPTVVTILLPKGDPQ, translated from the coding sequence ATGACCGAGACGCAAGCCGAACCCACCCTCGTGCTCGACAAGCCGACCGCGCCGCCCGCCCGATCCGTGCTTTCGGACGTCCTTCGCGCGCCGATCCAGGCCAGGACTTGGAAGGAACTCGCCTTCCTGATCACCGCGTTCGTGCTCGGGTGCCTCGCCGTCTGCTACCTGTTCTTCGGCTTCGGCGGCGGGCTCTACGCCTCGATCTTCCTGGTCGGCATCCCGTTGCTCGCGCTCGTCCTGCTCGGCGGCCGCGTCTGGGGCCGGATCTACCGCGCGCTGTGCCACCACCTGCTCGGCACTCCGGTCGAGGCGCCGCCCGCGTTCACACCGCAGCGCGGGCTGTTCGGATTCCTGAAGAGCGCGTTCACCGACCGGGCGAGCTGGCGGGCGATGCTCTTCCTGCTCGCGCAGTTCGTGCTCGGTGTGGTGATCGGCTACCTGGTGCTGGTCACCGTTGCGGTGGTGGTGTTCATCGCGATCTCGCCGATTCCGTGGGCGCTGTTCGATCCGGTCAACATCGACGAGAACGGGGTCGAGCGCCATTCGCTGATGCAGTTCGGCTCGTTCTACGTCGACACCTGGCCGCGCGTGCTCCTGATCTCCGCGCTCGGCATCGTCTGCTGTTTCGCGCTGCCCTGGTTGGTGCGCGGCGTCTGCCACCTGCACCGGCTGCTCACCGTCTGGCTGCTCGCGGCCACCGTGCGGGATCGACAGCTGGTCGAGCTGCGGGCCAGCAGGCGCGCGGCGGTCGAGGACGCGGCCGCCACGCTGCGCCGCGTCGAGCGCGACCTGCACGACGGCACCCAGGCTCGGCTCGTCACCATCGCCATGGCACTCGGCCGGGCCGAGGAACGCATCGCGGCGGGCGGCGACGCCACCGACCTGATCGCCGACGCGCACGCCAGCTCGAAGGAAGCGCTGACCGAACTGCGCGAGCTGGTTCGCGGCATCCATCCGCCCGCGCTCGAGCTCGGCCTCGCGCCCGCGCTGGAGACGCTCACCGCACGCAGCGCGGTGCCGGTGGAGTTGCGGGTGCACCTGCCGCAGCGGCCGAGCCCGGCCATCGAGGCCATCGCCTACTTCTCCGTCGCCGAACTGCTCACCAACGTGGTCAAGCACGCGCACGCCGACCGCGCCTGGGTCTCCGTGCTGCCGGACAGCGTGCGCACCATCGCGGTCACCGTGCGGGACAACGGAATCGGCGGCGTGCTGCCGCCCGCCGAAGGCGCGCGGGCGGCGGGCAGCGGGCTCGCGGGTCTCGCGGCGCGGGCGCGCGCGGTGGACGGGACCCTGACGGTGCACAGCCCGACGGGTGGGCCGACCGTGGTGACCATCCTGCTGCCCAAAGGAGATCCGCAGTGA
- a CDS encoding TrmH family RNA methyltransferase encodes MSKSSSDTARPPEGEHLPGPTEWGEHPHGVGPWLAEHGAPPPDDPRLDPELLAHGDRRNVVDAYRYWSRDAIVADIDARRHPFHVAIENFGHDANIGTVVRTANAFAAAAVHIVGRRRWNRRGAMVTDRYQHIEHHTDIAELLAFAERAGLTVVAVDNVPGSVPLETARLPRNCLLLFGQEGPGVTAHAKDAAAMTVSIAQFGSTRSINAGVAAGIAMHAWIREHADLATAW; translated from the coding sequence GTGAGTAAGTCGTCGTCGGACACCGCGCGCCCGCCCGAGGGGGAGCATCTACCAGGCCCCACCGAGTGGGGCGAGCACCCGCACGGGGTCGGTCCGTGGCTGGCGGAGCACGGCGCCCCGCCGCCGGACGACCCGCGACTCGACCCCGAACTCCTCGCGCACGGCGACCGCCGCAATGTGGTCGACGCCTATCGCTACTGGTCGCGCGACGCGATCGTCGCCGACATCGACGCACGCAGGCACCCCTTCCACGTCGCGATCGAGAATTTCGGACACGACGCGAACATCGGCACGGTGGTGCGCACCGCCAACGCGTTCGCCGCGGCCGCGGTGCACATCGTCGGCAGGCGGCGGTGGAATCGTCGCGGCGCGATGGTCACCGACCGCTACCAGCACATCGAGCACCACACCGACATCGCCGAGCTGCTCGCGTTCGCCGAGCGCGCCGGTCTCACCGTGGTCGCGGTGGACAACGTCCCCGGCTCGGTGCCGCTGGAGACCGCACGGTTGCCGCGGAACTGTCTGCTGCTGTTCGGCCAGGAAGGACCCGGCGTCACCGCGCACGCGAAAGACGCGGCGGCGATGACGGTCTCGATCGCCCAGTTCGGTTCCACTCGCAGCATCAACGCGGGTGTGGCCGCAGGCATCGCCATGCACGCCTGGATTCGCGAGCACGCCGATCTCGCGACCGCGTGGTGA
- a CDS encoding LuxR C-terminal-related transcriptional regulator, with product MSTPLRIVIAEDSAILRDGLAGLLVERGHEVVAMVGDASTLSDVVGEHNPDVAVVDVRMPPTFTDEGLLAAIELRRKYPMTGVLVFSQWIETRYATELLAGGASGVGYLLKDRVADVRDFVDALYRVATGGTALDPEVVSQLMGASRQQDSLARLTPREREVLELMAQGLSNNAIADALTVTERAVEKHIGNIFAKLDLPPSDTHHRRVLAVLRLKG from the coding sequence GTGAGCACGCCGTTGCGCATCGTCATCGCCGAGGACAGCGCCATCCTGCGCGACGGACTGGCCGGGTTGCTCGTCGAGCGCGGACACGAGGTGGTCGCGATGGTCGGCGACGCCAGCACGCTGAGCGACGTTGTCGGTGAACACAATCCCGACGTGGCGGTCGTGGACGTGCGGATGCCGCCCACCTTCACCGACGAGGGACTGCTCGCCGCCATCGAACTGCGCAGGAAGTACCCGATGACGGGCGTGCTCGTGTTCTCGCAATGGATCGAAACCCGCTATGCCACCGAGCTTCTCGCCGGTGGCGCGAGCGGCGTCGGTTATCTGCTGAAGGATCGGGTCGCCGACGTGCGCGATTTCGTCGACGCGCTGTACCGGGTGGCGACCGGCGGTACGGCGCTCGATCCCGAGGTGGTGAGTCAGCTGATGGGTGCGTCCCGCCAACAGGATTCGCTGGCCCGCCTCACGCCGCGCGAGCGCGAAGTGCTCGAGCTGATGGCACAGGGCCTGTCCAACAACGCGATCGCCGACGCGCTCACCGTCACCGAGCGGGCGGTGGAGAAGCACATCGGCAATATCTTCGCGAAACTCGATCTGCCGCCGTCGGATACGCATCATCGGCGGGTGCTGGCGGTGTTGCGGTTGAAGGGCTGA
- a CDS encoding DUF4190 domain-containing protein, with product MSYPPPYGYPQQPYGNPYGPPPDHPQSTTILVLGILGLVLCQLCAPFAWVMGKRALDEIDASGGAIGGRGNVKAGYVCGIVGTIIMLVYLVGIIAVIVISIVAANSSSSY from the coding sequence ATGAGTTATCCACCGCCGTACGGTTATCCGCAGCAACCCTACGGTAACCCGTACGGTCCGCCGCCGGACCACCCGCAATCCACCACCATCCTGGTCCTCGGGATTCTCGGCTTGGTGCTGTGCCAGCTGTGCGCGCCGTTCGCCTGGGTGATGGGCAAGCGCGCGCTCGACGAGATCGACGCTTCGGGCGGCGCGATCGGCGGGCGCGGCAACGTCAAGGCGGGCTACGTCTGCGGCATCGTCGGCACCATCATCATGCTCGTCTACCTGGTGGGCATCATCGCCGTCATCGTCATCTCGATCGTCGCCGCGAACTCGTCGTCGTCGTACTGA
- a CDS encoding DUF4175 domain-containing protein — MDHARILRTVLGVTAVYLVVLCFWLGWLVHRTPPGTVPFQVVALVGLFGSCVGIGMLLAARPSRADRRLWRHGLEGWATIEGVHPLERTDHYSELTELDLELTVPGSETYHGSVVFDVMPADKPKLALGETISIRVDPTNRDRIILVL; from the coding sequence ATGGACCACGCACGGATTCTGCGGACGGTGCTCGGCGTCACCGCCGTGTACCTGGTGGTGCTGTGCTTCTGGCTGGGTTGGCTCGTGCACCGCACGCCGCCCGGCACGGTCCCGTTCCAGGTCGTCGCCCTGGTCGGCCTCTTCGGCTCGTGCGTCGGCATCGGCATGCTGCTCGCCGCCCGCCCCTCCCGCGCCGACCGCCGCCTCTGGCGCCACGGGCTCGAAGGATGGGCCACCATCGAAGGCGTGCACCCCCTCGAGCGCACCGATCACTACAGCGAACTCACCGAACTCGACCTCGAACTGACCGTCCCGGGTTCCGAGACCTACCACGGCTCCGTCGTTTTCGACGTCATGCCCGCCGACAAACCGAAACTCGCTCTCGGCGAAACCATTTCGATCCGCGTCGACCCAACGAACCGAGACCGCATCATCCTGGTGCTGTAG